A genomic segment from Synergistaceae bacterium encodes:
- a CDS encoding SDR family oxidoreductase — MLLKDKNAVITGARKGIGKSIVEMFAKNGANIWACFRTQDAQYEAWAKTLEQSCGVWIKLLRFDLNDSTAMKMAVRQISAERKTVDILVNNAGMISERSSFSMTPVSKMKELFNINFFAQMEFTQYISRIMTRTKSGSVINMASISGMDIIPEQFEYVSSKAAMIGATRKLALELGEFGIRVNAVAPGLINTEMSRTSDEETVQNIINQSIMQRYGTAEEVAGVALFLASDLSSYITGQIIRVDGGIA; from the coding sequence ATGCTTTTGAAAGATAAAAACGCAGTAATCACTGGCGCCAGAAAAGGTATTGGGAAAAGTATAGTAGAAATGTTCGCTAAAAATGGAGCAAACATTTGGGCATGTTTTCGTACTCAGGATGCTCAATATGAAGCTTGGGCAAAGACATTGGAACAATCATGCGGGGTGTGGATAAAATTACTTCGTTTTGATTTGAATGATTCTACCGCAATGAAGATGGCTGTAAGACAAATATCAGCAGAGAGAAAAACAGTGGATATACTGGTAAATAATGCAGGTATGATCTCTGAGAGATCTTCTTTTTCTATGACTCCTGTATCTAAAATGAAAGAATTGTTTAATATTAATTTTTTTGCTCAGATGGAATTTACACAATATATATCAAGGATAATGACAAGAACAAAATCCGGAAGCGTAATTAATATGGCGTCAATTTCGGGTATGGATATTATTCCGGAACAGTTTGAGTATGTCTCAAGTAAAGCTGCGATGATAGGAGCAACGCGAAAACTTGCTTTGGAGCTTGGAGAATTTGGGATACGTGTAAATGCAGTGGCACCTGGACTTATAAATACGGAAATGAGTCGAACTTCTGATGAAGAAACTGTACAAAATATCATAAATCAGTCAATCATGCAACGTTATGGAACAGCAGAAGAAGTAGCAGGAGTTGCACTGTTTTTGGCTTCAGATTTATCTTCTTATATTACAGGACAAATTATTCGTGTAGATGGAGGTATTGCATGA
- a CDS encoding transketolase, which produces MDEERLLKIANKVRFHIIEMAYQCGGNAHLGGALSLVEILAVLYGEILHFNSQFPLLLERDRFILSKGHGVLAYYAILAEMGFFPLTLLKTFQQNGTALVAHPVMNLKLGIESSNGSLGQGLSMACGIALYGKLQEKSYKVYVILGNGECNEGAVWEAVMMAAQFKLKNLTVVIDANGMQSDGNSANIVDLTPFAQKFSAFGWNVAEVDGHDMKELYSAFSSQNESECPKVVIAKTIKGKGISFMENSIEWHHNRLTKTLYEQALTELENKANV; this is translated from the coding sequence TTGGATGAAGAACGACTTTTAAAGATAGCAAATAAAGTAAGGTTTCATATCATAGAAATGGCATACCAATGTGGAGGCAATGCTCATTTGGGAGGAGCTTTGTCTCTGGTGGAAATACTCGCTGTTCTTTATGGAGAGATTTTACATTTCAATTCCCAATTTCCCCTTTTACTGGAAAGAGATCGCTTTATACTGAGTAAAGGACATGGGGTTCTGGCATACTATGCGATTTTGGCAGAAATGGGTTTTTTCCCTTTAACTCTCTTAAAGACATTCCAACAAAATGGGACAGCGTTGGTTGCGCATCCCGTAATGAATTTAAAACTGGGAATTGAATCGTCGAACGGAAGCCTGGGACAGGGATTATCGATGGCGTGTGGGATAGCGCTTTATGGAAAACTTCAGGAGAAATCTTATAAGGTATATGTAATTTTAGGGAATGGCGAATGCAATGAAGGGGCAGTCTGGGAAGCTGTAATGATGGCCGCTCAATTTAAGCTGAAAAACCTTACAGTCGTCATTGATGCAAATGGAATGCAGTCTGATGGGAATAGTGCAAATATCGTTGACTTAACGCCTTTTGCTCAAAAATTTTCTGCTTTTGGATGGAATGTAGCTGAAGTCGATGGACATGATATGAAAGAGCTTTACTCCGCTTTTTCTTCGCAGAATGAATCAGAATGCCCCAAAGTGGTTATAGCGAAAACAATCAAGGGCAAAGGTATTTCATTTATGGAAAACAGTATTGAATGGCATCACAACAGACTGACGAAAACTTTATATGAACAGGCTTTGACAGAATTGGAGAACAAAGCGAATGTTTGA
- a CDS encoding transketolase family protein → MFEITEAKCKIWARMGARATLGAALFDLVSQREDIFVLSADLVTSSGLARLQKTFPNRCINVGIAEQNLIGIASGMAKEGAVVFVTSFAPFVTMRACEQIRMNMGYMKMNVKAVGLGSGLAMAHLGTSHYGLEDISIMRSIPNITVLCPSDGAEIFKCVFAASEHEGPVYIRLSGGVNNPVVFDSDFNFMIGKAIKFKNGNDAVFFTNGMMLSQCLIAAEILEGRGISVAVIDMHTVKPLDTGAIDEAITAGLSLITVEEHSVIGGLGSAVAEYKSGLKDAPPHLIIGLPDAYGKSGEHTYLLEEYGLNAESIACRVEKFLKK, encoded by the coding sequence ATGTTTGAGATCACAGAGGCGAAATGCAAAATATGGGCGCGAATGGGTGCCCGTGCCACGTTGGGAGCGGCTTTATTCGATCTTGTGTCTCAAAGAGAAGACATATTTGTACTGTCTGCCGATCTTGTTACTTCTTCAGGATTGGCGCGTCTCCAAAAAACATTTCCGAACAGATGTATCAACGTTGGAATAGCAGAACAAAATCTTATAGGAATTGCTTCGGGCATGGCCAAAGAAGGCGCCGTTGTTTTTGTTACGTCCTTTGCCCCCTTTGTGACAATGCGAGCATGTGAGCAAATTCGTATGAACATGGGATACATGAAAATGAATGTAAAAGCTGTTGGATTAGGCAGTGGACTTGCTATGGCGCATTTGGGCACCTCTCATTATGGACTTGAAGATATTTCAATTATGCGTTCTATTCCAAATATAACAGTTCTATGTCCGTCTGATGGAGCAGAAATTTTCAAATGTGTATTTGCGGCGTCTGAGCATGAGGGACCTGTTTATATAAGATTATCAGGAGGAGTTAATAATCCTGTTGTATTTGACTCAGATTTTAACTTTATGATTGGAAAAGCAATCAAATTTAAAAACGGCAATGATGCTGTGTTTTTTACGAATGGGATGATGTTGTCACAATGTCTCATCGCAGCTGAAATTTTGGAAGGCAGAGGTATTTCCGTTGCGGTGATAGATATGCATACAGTAAAACCTCTGGATACCGGCGCTATAGATGAAGCAATTACGGCTGGACTTTCTCTTATTACTGTAGAAGAACACAGCGTGATCGGGGGTTTGGGAAGCGCCGTTGCTGAATATAAATCTGGATTAAAAGATGCTCCTCCTCATTTGATAATAGGACTCCCTGATGCATATGGCAAATCAGGAGAACATACATACCTTCTTGAAGAATATGGTCTGAATGCAGAATCAATAGCATGTAGAGTTGAAAAATTTTTAAAAAAATAA
- a CDS encoding AMP-binding protein, with translation MWNFKAFSGNTAIIDEGGKNYSYSWLDGECGKLAENVKSGRCLVFNLCSNEPGSLIGYAAFIDHSIVPVMLDAHMDRGLLASLIDTYQPDYLWLPSGMAEEFPSCAERYSSVGYSLLKTPFTKVFPLYEELGLLLTTSGSTGSPKFVRQSYANIRANTESIVRYLELDSTERPITTLPMSYTYGLSIVNTHLYVGASIILTQKALMQKEFWQLLKNHGATSFGGVPYTYEMLEKLRFFRMDLPTLRTMTQAGGKLSPELHKKFAEYALDKGKHFVVMYGQAEATARMSYLPHEKSLEKYGSMGIAIPGGEFSLIDVNGKEIMAPDVVGELVYKGKNVTLGYAESGKDLIKGDERGGVLLTGDMARRDEDGYYYIVGRKKRFLKLYGSRVNLVEVEELLKKKNYEAACVGEDDHMRIYTTSEDTAGLHSYIASIMGINRAAFEVFHIAAIPRNEAGKVLYSNLEVQK, from the coding sequence ATGTGGAACTTTAAAGCTTTTTCCGGCAATACGGCGATTATCGACGAGGGCGGGAAGAATTATTCCTATTCCTGGCTGGACGGCGAGTGCGGGAAACTTGCGGAAAATGTAAAATCGGGCCGCTGTCTCGTGTTCAATCTGTGCTCCAACGAACCGGGCTCGCTGATTGGCTACGCGGCGTTCATCGACCACTCCATCGTACCGGTCATGCTGGACGCTCACATGGACAGAGGACTTCTCGCATCGCTGATCGACACATATCAGCCCGATTATCTCTGGCTTCCCTCCGGCATGGCGGAGGAGTTTCCCTCCTGTGCGGAGCGGTACTCCTCAGTGGGGTATTCTTTGCTGAAAACGCCTTTCACGAAGGTTTTTCCGCTTTATGAAGAACTGGGCCTGCTGCTCACCACTTCCGGCTCCACGGGCAGCCCCAAATTTGTGCGTCAAAGTTACGCCAACATTCGGGCGAACACCGAATCCATCGTGCGGTATCTGGAACTGGACAGCACGGAGCGCCCCATTACGACGCTTCCCATGAGCTATACCTACGGTCTGTCCATCGTGAACACCCATCTGTACGTGGGCGCTTCGATCATTTTGACGCAAAAGGCGCTGATGCAGAAGGAATTTTGGCAGCTGCTCAAAAATCATGGAGCAACGTCCTTCGGTGGGGTTCCCTACACTTACGAAATGCTGGAAAAACTTCGATTTTTCCGTATGGATCTGCCGACGCTCCGTACGATGACGCAGGCGGGGGGAAAACTGTCGCCGGAGCTGCATAAAAAGTTTGCTGAATACGCGCTCGACAAAGGAAAGCACTTTGTTGTCATGTATGGCCAGGCGGAGGCCACGGCGCGGATGTCCTATCTGCCTCATGAAAAATCTCTCGAAAAGTACGGCAGCATGGGGATCGCCATTCCCGGCGGCGAATTTTCTCTGATCGACGTCAACGGAAAAGAGATCATGGCGCCGGATGTTGTGGGCGAGCTTGTTTATAAGGGAAAAAACGTCACCCTCGGTTACGCGGAATCGGGAAAAGATCTGATAAAGGGCGACGAGCGCGGCGGAGTCCTCCTTACAGGCGACATGGCGCGACGGGACGAGGACGGCTATTATTACATCGTCGGGCGCAAAAAACGATTTTTGAAGCTCTACGGCAGCCGCGTCAACCTGGTCGAGGTTGAAGAGCTTCTGAAAAAGAAAAACTACGAGGCGGCCTGCGTCGGAGAGGACGACCATATGCGCATTTATACCACCAGCGAGGACACGGCCGGACTGCACAGTTACATCGCGTCGATTATGGGGATCAACCGGGCCGCTTTCGAGGTATTCCACATTGCCGCGATACCGAGAAACGAAGCAGGAAAGGTTTTGTATTCAAACCTGGAGGTGCAAAAGTGA
- a CDS encoding FkbM family methyltransferase — protein MKDSLKSLLELRENNDESTLEYLAKSSLPLVIYGAGVRASRLAELLSKNNIHNYVFAVDRGFEKEGTVFFSEEIDGLYEKYNLLLGHSFLHSLEIPPQFKHAAKMFSIVGVTRNESISHSFLEEHLALFEETLSWQQDELSVKSMLAYLKGKLTYNGSYLVPYIKAPQYFQQEIFTQRGDIVYVDCGAYTGDTIAKFITFYPNYNKIIAVEPSPSNLVALQAYIERERLKNIEIVQKGCADYSGVVKFVDDCGNKMGNMISENGNLTIEVEKMDNFVDKTSPVSLIKMDIEGAELSALKGARETILRNEPVLAICAYHKPDDLITIPQYIKSLVPEYRFYFRLHPGALVLDEAVLYAVTDKHAVKSGE, from the coding sequence GTGAAAGATTCTTTAAAAAGTCTGCTGGAATTAAGAGAAAATAATGATGAAAGTACGTTGGAATATCTTGCAAAATCGTCTCTCCCTTTGGTTATTTACGGGGCAGGAGTGAGAGCGTCCAGACTTGCAGAACTCCTGTCAAAAAATAACATACATAATTATGTATTTGCAGTAGATCGAGGTTTTGAGAAGGAAGGAACGGTCTTCTTCTCTGAAGAAATCGATGGACTGTATGAAAAATATAATTTATTACTGGGGCATTCATTTTTACATTCTCTTGAGATTCCGCCTCAATTTAAACATGCGGCAAAAATGTTCTCCATAGTCGGAGTAACCAGGAATGAAAGTATAAGCCATTCTTTTTTGGAAGAACACCTTGCCCTCTTCGAAGAAACGTTGTCGTGGCAACAGGATGAACTCTCCGTCAAAAGCATGTTGGCTTATTTAAAAGGGAAACTTACTTATAACGGAAGTTATTTGGTTCCATATATAAAAGCCCCTCAGTATTTTCAACAGGAAATATTTACCCAGAGGGGAGATATTGTCTATGTGGACTGTGGCGCTTATACAGGCGATACGATTGCAAAGTTTATAACGTTTTATCCAAACTATAATAAAATCATTGCTGTTGAACCTTCACCTTCAAACCTTGTCGCGTTACAGGCCTATATCGAACGTGAAAGGCTGAAAAATATCGAAATCGTGCAAAAAGGTTGTGCGGATTATTCCGGAGTGGTTAAATTTGTCGATGATTGTGGAAACAAAATGGGTAATATGATCTCTGAAAATGGCAATCTGACGATTGAAGTAGAGAAAATGGATAATTTTGTAGACAAAACCAGTCCTGTCAGTCTGATCAAAATGGATATTGAGGGCGCCGAACTTTCTGCGCTTAAAGGCGCGCGCGAGACTATTCTGCGAAATGAGCCGGTGTTGGCCATATGCGCTTATCATAAGCCTGATGATTTAATAACAATCCCACAGTATATTAAGAGTCTTGTCCCGGAGTATCGTTTTTATTTTCGCCTGCATCCAGGCGCGCTGGTATTGGACGAGGCAGTTTTGTATGCTGTGACAGACAAACATGCTGTTAAATCAGGAGAATGA
- a CDS encoding bifunctional enoyl-CoA hydratase/phosphate acetyltransferase: MVLRNFDELVAKVKGFTRPCRAIVASAADEHSLEAIFHAQKDGLVNPVLVGDKTQISEILSKLGVVLSPDDIYDVPDAEEAAKKAVSLIREGRGDFLMKGKLETAQMLKPVVNRETGIGTGRLMSHFVIFQSPRYSKLLVVTDGGMVTYPTLEQKKGIIENTVEALRVLGYEKPKVGILAAVEKLNPKMPETQDADTLARMSREGTIKNCVVEGPISLDLALDPEAAALKNYKSPVAGDADVIIVPNIHTGNALGKSIVVLGGGRMAGVVLGARVPIILTSRGSSPEEKYLSLVLAAAIANG, encoded by the coding sequence ATGGTGTTGCGCAATTTCGATGAACTGGTCGCAAAAGTGAAGGGCTTTACCCGTCCATGCAGGGCGATCGTGGCTTCCGCGGCGGATGAGCACTCCCTGGAGGCCATATTTCACGCGCAAAAAGACGGGCTTGTGAACCCCGTTCTGGTGGGCGATAAAACACAAATCTCCGAAATCCTCTCGAAGCTGGGCGTCGTGTTATCCCCGGACGACATTTACGACGTCCCCGACGCGGAAGAAGCCGCGAAAAAAGCCGTGTCTCTCATCCGTGAGGGCAGAGGCGACTTTCTCATGAAGGGCAAACTGGAGACGGCCCAGATGCTGAAGCCGGTCGTCAACAGGGAAACCGGCATCGGCACGGGCAGGCTGATGTCCCATTTCGTGATTTTTCAGTCGCCTCGCTACTCTAAACTGCTTGTCGTGACGGACGGGGGCATGGTGACCTACCCGACTCTGGAACAAAAAAAGGGAATCATTGAAAATACGGTCGAAGCGCTGAGGGTACTGGGATACGAGAAGCCGAAAGTAGGAATTTTGGCGGCCGTGGAAAAACTCAATCCCAAAATGCCGGAGACCCAGGACGCCGATACGCTCGCCCGGATGAGCCGCGAAGGAACGATCAAAAACTGCGTCGTAGAAGGCCCCATTTCCCTGGATCTGGCGCTGGATCCCGAAGCCGCGGCGCTGAAAAACTACAAAAGCCCCGTCGCAGGCGACGCGGACGTCATCATCGTCCCCAACATCCACACGGGCAACGCGCTGGGCAAAAGTATCGTCGTCCTCGGCGGAGGTCGCATGGCGGGCGTCGTTTTGGGGGCTCGGGTTCCCATCATTTTGACGTCGAGAGGGTCTTCCCCGGAAGAGAAATACTTGTCACTGGTGCTGGCGGCCGCTATTGCAAACGGCTAG
- a CDS encoding SurA N-terminal domain-containing protein — MIQRLRTQMRLIMGIIVVAFLLSTFLMYESGGSRRRRPSPSEDGRLEDYVVAEVNGQDLLRSMLDRRVALYIEQTGSREIASGDWPYIYQAALNQYAVELQLNKEVKNSGISISNAEAEQAVKDYADQAFPTREAFYQSLERSGKKLADYQKDVAAQMAIQKLIQSVIEGITVSEDETVEFYDSTKDFLFKQPAGTMVSLADFTSRDAAEKVRALLVSGTEWAAATSGDVTASADVIRITPEPVFVPDSVFDGRLAPMKTLAIGEISPVFEAASDDYAVGIKNEVVAEKVTPYNEVSADLRLMLQQRKEREAVDNFSQRLLSESRIVIHDNSLFPAAPVVLPVSENTQSGDVASGDVSKDSSVAPTSADSPLSADTAVVSGD, encoded by the coding sequence TTGATTCAGAGACTGAGAACGCAGATGCGGTTGATTATGGGCATAATTGTAGTGGCTTTTCTCCTGTCCACGTTTTTGATGTACGAGTCCGGAGGATCCCGGCGTCGCAGGCCGTCTCCATCCGAAGACGGACGTCTGGAGGATTACGTGGTCGCTGAAGTGAACGGGCAGGATCTGCTGCGCTCCATGTTGGACCGGCGGGTGGCCCTGTACATCGAACAGACGGGATCCAGAGAAATTGCCTCCGGAGACTGGCCTTACATTTATCAGGCGGCGCTCAACCAGTACGCGGTGGAGCTTCAGTTGAACAAAGAAGTTAAAAACAGCGGAATCTCCATCAGCAACGCCGAAGCGGAGCAGGCGGTCAAGGATTACGCGGATCAGGCTTTCCCCACCAGAGAGGCTTTTTATCAGTCTCTCGAACGTTCCGGGAAAAAACTCGCGGATTACCAAAAAGACGTGGCCGCGCAAATGGCGATTCAGAAACTGATCCAATCCGTCATCGAAGGGATCACGGTCAGCGAGGACGAGACCGTGGAGTTCTACGACTCGACAAAGGATTTCCTCTTCAAACAGCCTGCGGGAACCATGGTCAGCCTGGCTGATTTCACCTCCAGAGACGCGGCCGAAAAGGTGAGAGCTCTGCTCGTCTCCGGTACAGAGTGGGCCGCCGCGACCTCGGGTGACGTAACGGCTTCCGCGGATGTCATCAGAATTACGCCGGAGCCGGTTTTTGTTCCGGATTCCGTGTTCGATGGACGTCTGGCGCCCATGAAAACTCTCGCCATTGGGGAAATCAGCCCCGTGTTCGAAGCCGCCAGCGACGACTATGCCGTTGGCATAAAGAACGAAGTCGTGGCTGAAAAGGTCACGCCCTACAACGAGGTCAGCGCCGATCTTCGCCTCATGCTTCAGCAGAGAAAGGAACGCGAGGCGGTGGACAATTTTTCACAGCGCCTGCTCTCCGAGTCCCGGATCGTCATTCACGACAATTCCCTGTTCCCGGCCGCTCCGGTGGTTCTGCCCGTGAGCGAAAACACGCAGAGCGGCGATGTGGCATCAGGGGATGTTTCAAAGGATTCTTCCGTCGCGCCGACCTCCGCGGATTCACCCCTTTCCGCCGATACCGCCGTCGTCAGCGGGGATTGA